The following are encoded in a window of Cydia strobilella chromosome 1, ilCydStro3.1, whole genome shotgun sequence genomic DNA:
- the LOC134742746 gene encoding inactive pancreatic lipase-related protein 1-like isoform X3, whose protein sequence is MLRAVTDGWKRYWWGTGILPDRTNRIEDIYLRFYNGSTGEEYVDFPLGQASRLFEIKGFDKNNPTVLYIHGFIETAQQESVQVMVSAYLEAKPSTNVVLLDWSNMSHGSYLVNAARNTKKVGAAAAEQIYNLLESGLQREKLHVIGHSLGSHVAGYTARELKNKYQTTVKRLTALDPAFPAFYPDGVMMEHVSAKDAEFVDVIHTDAGGYGAPVRTGTADFWPNGGKSIQPGCPRFAPIPLSDDNLCSHWRSWRFYAESIRNPEAFPASPAESYHKFRDNPTPEVGMVYMGENCDTSAQGSYYLTTNSKTPFGKGMDGIHSKSKKQQR, encoded by the exons GGATTTTGCCAGACCGAACAAATCGTATAGAAGACATCTACTTAAGATTTTACAACGG GAGCACAGGAGAGGAGTACGTAGACTTTCCCCTGGGCCAAGCTTCCCGCCTGTTCGAAATAAAGGGTTTCGACAAGAACAATCCCACAGTACTGTACATACATGGATTCATCGAAACGGCGCAACAGGAGAGTGTCCAG GTCATGGTGAGCGCCTACTTGGAAGCTAAGCCCAGTACCAATGTCGTGCTCCTGGACTGGTCTAATATGTCACATGGCTCGTACTTGGTCAACGCTGCAAGGAACACTAAAAAG GTGGGCGCAGCGGCAGCAGAGCAGATCTACAATCTGCTAGAATCCGGACTGCAGCGGGAAAAGCTACACGTCATCGGGCACTCACTCGGCAGCCACGTCGCCGGCTACACGGCGAGGGAGCTCAAGAACAAATATCAAACAACTGTCAAAAG attAACCGCTCTCGATCCGGCCTTTCCAGCGTTTTACCCCGATGGCGTAATGATGGAGCACGTGAGCGCCAAGGACGCTGAATTCGTGGACGTGATCCACACGGACGCCGGCGGCTACGGCGCGCCCGTGCGCACGGGAACCGCGGATTTCTGGCCCAACGGCGGCAAAAGCATACAGCCCGGCTGCCCGAGGTTCGCGCCCATACCGCTCTCTGATGATA ATTTATGCAGTCACTGGAGGTCGTGGCGCTTCTACGCAGAGTCGATCCGGAACCCGGAGGCGTTCCCAGCATCCCCTGCAGAGTCCTACCACAAGTTCCGCGACAACCCCACGCCCGAAGTGGGAATGGTCTACATGGGCGAAAACTGCGATACGAG TGCACAGGGCTCTTACTACCTGACAACGAATTCAAAAACTCCGTTCGGAAAAGGCATGGACGGCATCCATTCAAAAAGCAAAAAACAACAAAGATAG
- the LOC134742746 gene encoding pancreatic lipase-related protein 2-like isoform X2 yields the protein MYLFQSFSKFSCIIYCFLQFEIVIADLDVFEFFKIDDGILPDRTNRIEDIYLRFYNGSTGEEYVDFPLGQASRLFEIKGFDKNNPTVLYIHGFIETAQQESVQVMVSAYLEAKPSTNVVLLDWSNMSHGSYLVNAARNTKKVGAAAAEQIYNLLESGLQREKLHVIGHSLGSHVAGYTARELKNKYQTTVKRLTALDPAFPAFYPDGVMMEHVSAKDAEFVDVIHTDAGGYGAPVRTGTADFWPNGGKSIQPGCPRFAPIPLSDDNLCSHWRSWRFYAESIRNPEAFPASPAESYHKFRDNPTPEVGMVYMGENCDTSAQGSYYLTTNSKTPFGKGMDGIHSKSKKQQR from the exons ATGTATTTGTTCCAGTCATTTTCGAAATTCTcttgtattatttattgttttctaCAGTTTGAGATCGTGATAGCAGATTTAGACGTCTTCGAGTTTTTTAAAATCGACGATG GGATTTTGCCAGACCGAACAAATCGTATAGAAGACATCTACTTAAGATTTTACAACGG GAGCACAGGAGAGGAGTACGTAGACTTTCCCCTGGGCCAAGCTTCCCGCCTGTTCGAAATAAAGGGTTTCGACAAGAACAATCCCACAGTACTGTACATACATGGATTCATCGAAACGGCGCAACAGGAGAGTGTCCAG GTCATGGTGAGCGCCTACTTGGAAGCTAAGCCCAGTACCAATGTCGTGCTCCTGGACTGGTCTAATATGTCACATGGCTCGTACTTGGTCAACGCTGCAAGGAACACTAAAAAG GTGGGCGCAGCGGCAGCAGAGCAGATCTACAATCTGCTAGAATCCGGACTGCAGCGGGAAAAGCTACACGTCATCGGGCACTCACTCGGCAGCCACGTCGCCGGCTACACGGCGAGGGAGCTCAAGAACAAATATCAAACAACTGTCAAAAG attAACCGCTCTCGATCCGGCCTTTCCAGCGTTTTACCCCGATGGCGTAATGATGGAGCACGTGAGCGCCAAGGACGCTGAATTCGTGGACGTGATCCACACGGACGCCGGCGGCTACGGCGCGCCCGTGCGCACGGGAACCGCGGATTTCTGGCCCAACGGCGGCAAAAGCATACAGCCCGGCTGCCCGAGGTTCGCGCCCATACCGCTCTCTGATGATA ATTTATGCAGTCACTGGAGGTCGTGGCGCTTCTACGCAGAGTCGATCCGGAACCCGGAGGCGTTCCCAGCATCCCCTGCAGAGTCCTACCACAAGTTCCGCGACAACCCCACGCCCGAAGTGGGAATGGTCTACATGGGCGAAAACTGCGATACGAG TGCACAGGGCTCTTACTACCTGACAACGAATTCAAAAACTCCGTTCGGAAAAGGCATGGACGGCATCCATTCAAAAAGCAAAAAACAACAAAGATAG
- the LOC134742746 gene encoding endothelial lipase-like isoform X1, which produces MYLFQSFSKFSCIIYCFLQFEIVIADLDVFEFFKIDDGILPDRTNRIEDIYLRFYNGSTGEEYVDFPLGQASRLFEIKGFDKNNPTVLYIHGFIETAQQESVQVMVSAYLEAKPSTNVVLLDWSNMSHGSYLVNAARNTKKVGAAAAEQIYNLLESGLQREKLHVIGHSLGSHVAGYTARELKNKYQTTVKRLTALDPAFPAFYPDGVMMEHVSAKDAEFVDVIHTDAGGYGAPVRTGTADFWPNGGKSIQPGCPRFMQSLEVVALLRRVDPEPGGVPSIPCRVLPQVPRQPHARSGNGLHGRKLRYECTGLLLPDNEFKNSVRKRHGRHPFKKQKTTKIGHLEVPENLV; this is translated from the exons ATGTATTTGTTCCAGTCATTTTCGAAATTCTcttgtattatttattgttttctaCAGTTTGAGATCGTGATAGCAGATTTAGACGTCTTCGAGTTTTTTAAAATCGACGATG GGATTTTGCCAGACCGAACAAATCGTATAGAAGACATCTACTTAAGATTTTACAACGG GAGCACAGGAGAGGAGTACGTAGACTTTCCCCTGGGCCAAGCTTCCCGCCTGTTCGAAATAAAGGGTTTCGACAAGAACAATCCCACAGTACTGTACATACATGGATTCATCGAAACGGCGCAACAGGAGAGTGTCCAG GTCATGGTGAGCGCCTACTTGGAAGCTAAGCCCAGTACCAATGTCGTGCTCCTGGACTGGTCTAATATGTCACATGGCTCGTACTTGGTCAACGCTGCAAGGAACACTAAAAAG GTGGGCGCAGCGGCAGCAGAGCAGATCTACAATCTGCTAGAATCCGGACTGCAGCGGGAAAAGCTACACGTCATCGGGCACTCACTCGGCAGCCACGTCGCCGGCTACACGGCGAGGGAGCTCAAGAACAAATATCAAACAACTGTCAAAAG attAACCGCTCTCGATCCGGCCTTTCCAGCGTTTTACCCCGATGGCGTAATGATGGAGCACGTGAGCGCCAAGGACGCTGAATTCGTGGACGTGATCCACACGGACGCCGGCGGCTACGGCGCGCCCGTGCGCACGGGAACCGCGGATTTCTGGCCCAACGGCGGCAAAAGCATACAGCCCGGCTGCCCGAG ATTTATGCAGTCACTGGAGGTCGTGGCGCTTCTACGCAGAGTCGATCCGGAACCCGGAGGCGTTCCCAGCATCCCCTGCAGAGTCCTACCACAAGTTCCGCGACAACCCCACGCCCGAAGTGGGAATGGTCTACATGGGCGAAAACTGCGATACGAG TGCACAGGGCTCTTACTACCTGACAACGAATTCAAAAACTCCGTTCGGAAAAGGCATGGACGGCATCCATTCAAAAAGCAAAAAACAACAAAGATAGGTCATCTAGAAGTACCTGAGAATTTAGTATAA